One Drosophila subobscura isolate 14011-0131.10 chromosome U, UCBerk_Dsub_1.0, whole genome shotgun sequence DNA window includes the following coding sequences:
- the LOC117901337 gene encoding odorant receptor 33a-like translates to MESESNPAPFIRSEHIYRTYWLYWRLLGVEGEYPMRFLLDLMLNFFVTFWYPTHMIIGLFRERTMKDVFKNLPFTAESFFCSFKIICFRLRLAEIKRIEQLLKELDERAVSPEERLFFHQKTRSVAEFISKSYVAAGIAATVTGTASGLFSSGRALLYPAWFPYDVQATALKYWISFGYQATGASLTILQNMANDSYPPMTFCVVAGHVRMLSMRLTRMGHHREGATKKLIENIEDHRKLMQIVRLLHSTLYLSQLGQFISSGINISIVLINILFFAENSFAIIYYVVYFLAMVLELFPSCYYGTLMSMEFDKLPYAIFSSNWLGMGPRYCRTLLILMQFTLAEVGVKAGGMVGISMSAFFATIQMAYSFFTLAMSFR, encoded by the exons ATGGAATCGGAATCAAACCCCGCACCATTTATCCGGAGCGAACACATCTATCGAACCTATTGGCTCTACTGGCGTCTGCTCGGTGTCGAGGGCGAGTATCCAATGAGATTTTTGCTCGACTTAATGCTAAATTTCTTTGTGACCTTCTGGTATCCCACACACATGATCATTGGCTTATTCCGCGAGCGGACTATGAAGGATGTGTTCAAGAATTTACCCTTCACGGCGGAGAGTTTCTTCTGCAGCTTCAAAATTATTTGCTTTCGCTTGCGACTGGCGGAGATCAAGAGAATCGAACAACTGCTCAAGGAACTGGATGAGAGAGCTGTGAGTCCGGAGGAGCGTTTATTCTTTCATCAGAAAACGCGCAGTGTGGCGGAATTTATATCGAAAAGTTATGTGGCAGCCGGCATAGCGGCCACAGTGACCGGCACAGCCTCTGGGCTGTTCAGCAGCGGACGAGCATTGCTCTATCCTGCGTGGTTTCCCTACGATGTGCAGGCCACAGCGCTCAAATATTGGATTAGTTTTGGCTACCAAGCCACAGGAGCGAGTCTGACGATACTGCAAAATATGGCCAATGATTCGTATCCGCCGATGACCTTCTGTGTGGTTGCTGGACATGTGAGAATGCTTTCGATGAGACTGACACGAATGGGACATCACCGCGAAGGTGCCACCAAAAAACTGATAGAAAATATCGAAGATCACAGGAAGTTGATGCA AATTGTTCGCCTGCTGCACAGCACCCTCTACCTCTCCCAGCTCGGACAATTCATCTCGAGTGGCATCAACATTTCCATTGTGCTCATCaacattttgttctttgcGGAAAACAGTTTTGCCATCATCTACTACGTCGTCTACTTCCTGGCCATGGTGCTGGAGCTCTTTCCCAGCTGCTACTACGGCACTTTGATGTCCATGGAGTTTGATAAACTGCCTTATGCCATCTTCTCCAGCAACTGGCTCGGCATGGGCCCACGATACTGCCGCACGCTGCTCATCCTGATGCAGTTCACCCTGGCGGAGGTGGGTGTCAAGGCGGGTGGCATGGTCGGCATCAGCATGAGTGCATTCTTTGCCACCATCCAAATGGCCTACTCCTTCTTCACGCTGGCCATGTCGTTCCGGTAA
- the LOC117901339 gene encoding odorant receptor 33b-like: MEMEDETCVQSFKIICFVWKMEEIKKIERLLVELDERVETAADRTYFQRETLRVADFIWKSILFAALLAIGTGTAFGLFKHDRKLLYPGWFPYDIHSSNLRFWLSFAYQAAGHSLAILQNLTNDSYPPMTFCLVAGHVRLLSMRLSRMGYERKSTRGRMVRELVENIEDHRKLMKIVEHLRSTMHLPQLGQFISSGINISITLVNILFFAENNFAMTYYGVYFVAMLVELFPSCYYGTLVSMELDRLTDSIFSSNWVGMERGYCRTLLIFMQLTLAKVEIRAGGMIGISLNAFFATIRMAYSFFTVAISLRK, encoded by the exons atggaaatggaagatGAAACGTGTGTGCAAAG ctttaaaattatttgttttgtctggAAAATGGAGGAAATCAAGAAAATCGAACGACTGTTGGTGGAGTTGGATGAGCGTGTCGAAACCGCAGCGGATCGAACGTACTTTCAGAGGGAAACATTACGCGTGGCGGATTTCATTTGGAAGAGTattctctttgctgctttgttggccattggcacaggcacagccttTGGCCTGTTTAAACATGACAGAAAGTTGCTCTATCCCGGCTGGTTTCCCTACGATATTCACTCTTCGAATCTGCGCTTTTGGTTGAGTTTTGCTTACCAGGCAGCTGGACATAGTTTGGCCATTCTGCAGAACCTCACAAATGACTCGTATCCACCGATGACCTTTTGTTTGGTTGCTGGACATGTGAGGCTGCTCTCCATGAGACTGAGTCGAATGGGTTATGAGAGGAAGTCAACGAGGGGCAGAATGGTTAGAGAGTTGGTGGAGAACATTGAGGATCATAGAAAGTTAATGAA AATTGTTGAACATCTCCGCAGCACCATGCACCTCCCACAACTTGGACAATTCATCTCGAGTGGCATCAACATTTCCATTACGCTCGTCAATATTCTCTTCTTTGCGGAGAACAATTTTGCGATGACCTACTACGGCGTGTACTTTGTGGCCATGCTCGTGGAACTCTTTCCCAGCTGCTATTATGGCACTCTCGTGTCCATGGAGCTCGATCGACTGACGGACTCCATCTTCTCCAGCAATTGGGTGGGCATGGAGCGCGGCTACTGCCGCACTCTGCTGATTTTCATGCAACTAACTCTGGCGAAGGTGGAGATCCGTGCGGGTGGCATGATTGGCATTagtttgaatgcattttttgCCACCATTCGCATGGCTTACTCTTTTTTTACTGTGGCTATTTCGTTGAGGAAATAA
- the LOC117901340 gene encoding uncharacterized protein LOC117901340: MQRLTSKCKWGCIFIILMLCIALYYDTEINGQGLFEASATGKVLNNAGLLPHLQKGCHLVMVAIARVIKYVNPYILIVTQMVENLWQQLVSDAGNIYECFQGYFNGNWTVEVAVFDHYAPNLSQKLKSFAADAMGSYNETASIMEDNLNQILFFAGQYNKEFNKKVDEYAQRKLF, from the coding sequence ATGCAGCGCCTCACCTCGAAATGTAAATGGGGCTGCATCTTCATCATCTTAATGCTCTGCATTGCCCTTTACTATGACACGGAGATCAATGGCCAGGGCTTATTTGAGGCTTCAGCCACGGGAAAAGTGTTGAACAACGCCGGACTCTTGCCACATCTACAGAAGGGCTGCCATTTGGTCATGGTGGCAATCGCTCGTGTCATCAAATATGTGAATCCCTACATCCTGATAGTAACCCAAATGGTTGAGAATCTCTGGCAGCAGTTGGTGAGTGATGCCGGGAATATTTATGAGTGCTTCCAGGGCTACTTCAACGGCAATTGGACAGTGGAAGTCGCAGTCTTCGATCACTATGCACCAAATTTGTCGCAAAAGCTCAAGTCCTTTGCCGCGGATGCCATGGGAAGCTATAACGAAACTGCCAGCATAATGGAGGATAATTTGAATCAAATTTTGTTCTTTGCTGGGCAATACAACAAGGAGTTTAACAAGAAAGTTGATGAATATGCACAGAGGAAATTATTCTAA